The nucleotide sequence AGAACCGTCCGGTGCTCTCGCGCGCCCGCAGCACGGCGGTCACGGCCTTCGGATCGGCCCTCTCCCCCGCGCCGCTGCCCCCGTCCGCATGCACCACCTCGGCCCCGGGCGGCCCCTGCCCGCCGCCCGCCTCCACCACGACCGATCCGGCCGGGTCGATCATGCGGCCCTCCTGGACCGCGCCCAGCGTCAGGGCGAGCCCGACGGCGAAGGTGACGGACAGGGCGCCGAAGGCGACCGCCGCGGCCACCGTCGCCGACCGCGCCGGCCGGGCGAAGGGGTGCGCCAGCCCGAGGCCGACCGCCCTCGGCAACGGCAGCCGGGCCGCGAACCGCCGCAACCGCCCCGCCGGCCGCCCGCGTCCAAGCCGTGCGCGCCCCGCGTCCCTGGACCCGCCCCCGACCGCGATCGCCCGCACCGTCCGCAGCCGCCCGGCACGCAGCGCGGGCACCACGGCCGCTGCCGCGACCAGGACGAGCGCGGCGCCGGGCACCACGACGTCCAACCACACCGGAATCCCCCCGGCCGACGCGCCGAACGCCTCCCCGGCCTCGGCCAGCACCGGCACGGCGAGCGCGTTGCCGAGCGCCACCCCGAGGACGCAGCCGACCGCCGCCGGCACCAACGCCTGGGCCGCATACGCCCGTGCGACCTGCGCGGGCGTGAACCCGAGCGCCTTGAGGACGCCGATCCGCCGGGTGGCCGCCCCCACGGCCCCACCGACCACGATCCCGATCACCAGCACCGACAGAGACAGCCCGAGCACCCCGAAGGCCGCCAGAAACGGCACGAACGCCATCGCGTTCGCCGTCTGCTCCTGCCGCACCGTCAGGTAGGACCGGGCCCCGCTCATCGCCCCGTCCGGCACGGCCGCCACGATCGCGGCACGACCGACGGCGACTTCGGTGTCGGTGGCGGCGTGGCGGAAGCGGTAGAGCATTTCGTACGAGGCCGTACCGCCTCCACCACCGGCGCTGTCGCCGCTCTGCGCGCCGGTCCCCGTCGGCGTCCCCGCCAGCGCCTCCGCCTGTGCCGGAGTCACCCAGGCGTCGCCCGTGCCCGTCACCGAGCGGGCGATCCCGACGACGGTCAGGGCCGGGCCGCCCGAGGCGTCGGGGAAGCTCAGGCGGTCGCCCGGCCGTAGGGGGACGCTGTCGGCGGCCAGCACGATCTGGCCCGGTCGGGTGGCCCAGGAACCCTCGGTCAGTTCGATCTCGTCGACCGGTCCGCCCGCTTCCTCCCGGCCGACGACGGTCAGCGGCGGAAGATCCACCCCGGCCGGCACGAAGTCGGACCCCGTGATGGTGCGGGCCCGTGCCGAGAGGGTGAGGAAGGGCCCGGCCGAGGCCGTCACACCGGGCGCGTCGGCGGTCTCCGCGAGCCGCGCGGCCGTCACCTTCGTACCGTCGAACTGACCGGCCAGATGCGCACCGCGCTGCTCCGCGAAGGCCCGCTCGAAGGGTGCCCGCGAGGCGACGAGCAGCCCGGCCGCGAGCACCGACGCGGTGACGGCCATCAGCGTGGTCAGCACCATCACCACCGTCTGCACCCGCCGCCGTCCCACCCCGGCCCGCACCACCCGCCCGAGGGCACTCAACGCTCCACCCCCGTCGCACCCGAGCGGCCCAAGGTGCTTGAGGTGCTTGAGGTGCTCGACGGGTCCGGGCTGCTTGAGGTGCTTGAGGTGGCCGGAACAGCGTGTCCGGTGCCGGCCCGTCCGCCGTACTCCCGAACCGTGTCGCGCACGACCCGCCCGTCGACCAGCTCCACCGTCCGGCCGGCGCAGGATTCGGCGAGGCGCAGGTCGTGGGTGACGAGGACGATCGTCTGGCCGTCCGCGTTGAGTTCGGTGAGCAGGGCCCGGACGTCGTCGCCGGACGCGGTGTCGAGCGCGCCCGTGGGCTCGTCGGCGAGCAGGAGGGCCGGGCGGTTCATCAACGCGCGGGCCACGGCGACCCGTTGCCGTTCGCCGCCGGACAGCCGGCCGGGATACGCGTCGGCGTGCCGGTCGATGCGGAGGTACTCCAGCAGGCCCGCGGCACGCCGACGCGCCTCGGCCTTGGGCAGGCCGGCCAGCTGGGCGGGCAGCAGCACGTTGTCGGCGACGGTCAGGTCGTCCAGCAGGTTGAAGAACTGGAAGACCATGCCGACCTTGGCCCGCCGGTACCGCGCGGACCCGGCCTCGCCCAGCCGGTCCACCCGTACCCCGTCGACGGTGACGCTCCCCGAACTCGGCCGGTCCAGCCCGGCGATCAGATTGAGCAACGTCGACTTGCCGCTCCCCGACGGCCCGATGACGCTCACCGCCTCCCCGGCCCGCACCCGCAGCGAGACCCCGTCGAGCGCCGGCGGCCCTTCGCCGCCGTACGCCCTGCTCACCTCACGGATGTCGATGACGGGTGGGGCGGTGGTGGCGGGCACGGCGGTGGACGGGGTCGTGGTCGTGGCCACGGAGCCTCCCCAGATAGGTGGTTGACGTGTGGCCCCCGACGCTAGGGACGGCCCGGCGCGCGGTCGTCGCCCTCGACGGCGAGGCCTTCTGCCGTACCGGACGGACACCGCGCGCACGTCATCCCGGAGATGTACGCGGTTGATGTACGGCCCGTCCTCACCACGAGGGATGTGACCGCCGTCGCCGCTTGCCACACTGATCCCATGGACGGCGGGGAGGCGCGGGCGAAGGCGGCGGGGGCGCGGGCGAGAGGGGTCCGGGCGAGGGCGCGGGCGGTGTTCGTGCGCCCCTGGCGGAGTGGCCTGTCGACGCTCCTCCACACCACGGGCCCGCTGCCCCGCCCGTCCCTGTGGGCGTGGACGGCCGACGCGTCCCTCGCCCTCCTCCTGGCCGCCTGCACGGTGGGGGCCGCGCTGTCGCAGGACATGAGCGCGGTCCCGCAGCTGCCGGACAAGGTGGTGACGCCGGTTCCGGGAGGCGAGCCGGTGGTGCCGGTGCCGCCACCCCCGCCCCTGCCGTCCCCCATGTATCCCGGGCACGAGCTCGGCGGGGTCCATGCCTGGCAGCTGCTCCTGGCCGCCCTGACCGCGCTGCCGCTGCTCGTACGCCGCCGCTACCCGCTGACCGCGTTCTGGGCGGTGATCGTCACGACGATGCTGTTCAACCAGCGCCTGGGCGCGGGCGACACGACCGTGTACACGTTCCTGACGTGCCTGGTCGCCGCGTACAGCGCCGCCGTCCACAGCCCGTACCGGCTGCGCGCGCTCACCAGTCTGGTGGCGGGCGCCGCCCTGATCGCGGCCTTCGTCGAGGAGAACTTCCCGTACGTCACCCCGGCCGTCATCCCGTTCCTCGTGCTGCTCGGCGTGGGGCTCGCCGCCAACGCGCTCCACACCTGGAAGCAGCGCGTGCACGCACTCCAGGAGCAGCAGGAAGCGGCGACGCGGCTCGCGGTCGAACACGAACGGTCCCGTATCGCACGGGAGTTGCACGATGTCGTCACCCACCATGTGAGCGTGATGGTGATCCAGGCGGGCGCGGCCCGCAAGGTGATGGACGCCGCCCCCGACCGGGCGCGCGAGGCCCTTCTCGCCGTCGAGGCGGGCGGCCGTACGGCGATGACCGAACTGCGCCATGTGATGGGCCTGTTGACCATGACCGAACACGATCAGGCCGCGACCGCCGGGACGGGTCCGACTGGTCGGGCGGGGTCGAGCGGCTACCGGGCGGGGTCGAGCGGTTCCTGGGCCGGCCCGGCTGGTCGGGACGGGCCAAGCAGCTATCGGGCCGGGCCGAACGGTTCTTGGGCCGGGCCCGGGGCGGCTGATGCGTGGGCGGGGCCGGCCGTCGACACGGAGTTGGCTCCACAACCGGGCCTCGACCGGCTCCCGGCCCTCACCTCCCGGGTCCGCGCCTCCGGCGTCCCCGTCGAACTGAGCGTCACCGGCACACCGTCCCCGTTGTCTCCGGGCGCCGACCTGGCCGCGTACCGCGTCGTCCAGGAGGCCCTGACGAACGCCGTCAAACACGCCGCGGGCGCCCGGGTGCGGGTCACCGTCGACCAGACACCCACCGAGGTCCGCCTGGAGATCACGGACACCGGTGGCACCCCCGCCCCCTCGGCCGCGTCCGGCACGGGCCGGGGCCTGCTCGGCCTGCGCGAACGCCTCGCCGTCCACGGCGGCACCCTCCGCACCGGCCCCCGCCCGACCGGCGGCTACCGCGTACAGGCGGTCATACCGCTCGACGACGCCCCCTCCGGGAACCGGCCCGACGGGAACGCACCGACAGGGCGCCCACGCCCAGCGGCCCCACCCCCCGCGTACCCGACGGCCGCGTACTCTGCGGCCGCAGACCCGACGGCCGCAGACTCAGCAGACCCGAGGGCCACAGACTCAGCAGACATGGACCCACCCGACGGGAACCCGTCCCTTGGGGACCCACCCGTCGAAGACCCATCGACCGTAGACCTGTCCGCCGCGGACCTGCCCGCCGCAGACCGACCGACCGGGCGCACGCCCGCCGCGTACCCGCCCGCGGGGAACCCGCCCACGGCGGCCCCACCCGACGGCCCCCCAGTCACCCGGGACCGAGCCGCAGGAAATCCGCCCGCTGCGGACCGGCCCGGCGGCCCCACGGACACCGGCAACCCACCCCCCGGGCAACGCTCATGACGGCGGCCGGCCACCCCCACGCCACGAGCCCCGCAGGTGCCGATCGCCCCCGGGTCGTCATCGCCGACGACCAGGCCCTCGTCCGCACCGGCTTCGGCATGATCCTCTCCGCCGACGGCATCGACGTGGTCGCCGAGGCGGCCGACGGCGACCAGGCCGTCGAAGCGGTCCACCGCACGCGCCCCGATCTCGTCCTGATGGACATCCGCATGCCGGGCACGGACGGTCTGGAGGCCACCCGCCGCATCCTTTCCGGTACGTTCCCCGACCCGCCCCGCGTCGTCATGCTGACCACGTTCGACCTGGACCGTTACGTCTACGCCGCCCTCACCGCCGGCGCCAGCGGCTTCCTCCTCAAGGACGTCACCCCCGAACACCTGGTGGCCGCCGTCCACCTGGCCCGCACCGGCGACGCCCTCCTCTCCCCCGCCATCACCCGCCGCCTGATCGAACGCTTCGTCACACCCACCCCCGAGACCCCCGCCCTCCACCGCGACCTGGCCCCGCTCACCCCTCGCGAACTGCAGGTCCTCCGGTCCCTCGCCACCGGCCTCAGCAACACCGAACTGGCCGCCCACTTCCGCCTCAGCGAGGCCACCGTCAAGACCCATGTCGCCCGCATCCTCGCCAAACTCCGCCTCCGCGACCGCGCGCAGGCCGTGGTGGTGGCGTACGAGACGGGCCTCGTCGTGCCGGGAACGGCAGCCGGCCGCCCGGCCCCGGAGGGATAGCCGTTGCTTTGATCACCAAGTGCTCTCGGCAATCCCGGCGTTTCTGCCGGAATGATCCGTAACGGTTTCACCAGAGTGCGAGGTGCGTCCTGGTGGCCTGTTGACGGTCTCCCGTTTCCTTCCCCGCCCGGGGGGCTGGGGATTCCCGCCCACTGACTACGCACTACGCACTGCACACCGCCCGCAGCGCCGGACGGCGGTCGGGCTGTGCGGCTGTGACCTTCTGTACGTCCGTGAGGAGGCCGGGCAGGTCGAGGTTCTCGCCGGCGGCGGCGCGGGCGATGGTCAGCAGGACGGCCTCGTAGAAGGCGTCGCGGACGGCGGGGGGCATGACGTCGGAGGCGTCGAGGCAGCGGGGGCCCGTGCCGGTGAGGCGTTTGGCTATCTCCCGCTCGACGGGGCGGTCCCGCGGTCGCACCCGGCGGTTCGCCGAGAAGACGTCGGCGGAGTCGGCCCACTTCTGCTGCCCCTCCCGGGAGGCCAGCCGCTCGATCAGGTCCTGGGCCTGCGGGCGGTCGCTGAACAGCGCGGCGAAGTCGCCGGTCACCTCGTGGGCCCGGACCGGGTAGCCGCCCCCGGGCAGCAGGGGAGCGGAATCCATCAGGCCTGCCCGCTGTCGCTTCTCGCCGTAGAAGGAGCGGGCGAAGGAACCCTGGTGTTCCAGGGCGCATCCCCCCGG is from Streptomyces sp. NBC_01314 and encodes:
- a CDS encoding FtsX-like permease family protein → MSALGRVVRAGVGRRRVQTVVMVLTTLMAVTASVLAAGLLVASRAPFERAFAEQRGAHLAGQFDGTKVTAARLAETADAPGVTASAGPFLTLSARARTITGSDFVPAGVDLPPLTVVGREEAGGPVDEIELTEGSWATRPGQIVLAADSVPLRPGDRLSFPDASGGPALTVVGIARSVTGTGDAWVTPAQAEALAGTPTGTGAQSGDSAGGGGGTASYEMLYRFRHAATDTEVAVGRAAIVAAVPDGAMSGARSYLTVRQEQTANAMAFVPFLAAFGVLGLSLSVLVIGIVVGGAVGAATRRIGVLKALGFTPAQVARAYAAQALVPAAVGCVLGVALGNALAVPVLAEAGEAFGASAGGIPVWLDVVVPGAALVLVAAAAVVPALRAGRLRTVRAIAVGGGSRDAGRARLGRGRPAGRLRRFAARLPLPRAVGLGLAHPFARPARSATVAAAVAFGALSVTFAVGLALTLGAVQEGRMIDPAGSVVVEAGGGQGPPGAEVVHADGGSGAGERADPKAVTAVLRARESTGRFYGTAQAQVAASGITGATTVVAYEGDSAWGAPELVSGHWLDGPGQAVVTSRFLTAAGIGVGDTVTLSEKGRRATVRIVGEAFFTQGEGMVLLTSTATLTELGLGVEALPGRFHVRTESGTDPAAYLDSLNRALDEAGVTAIARADTADSSSVIVAMDALIGMLTLMLVVVAGLGVLNTVVLDTRDRVHDLGVLKALGMTPRQTVAMVVTSVAWVGLLAGLVAVPAGIALHRAVTSLMGDAIGMTLPATDIAVYDGAVLASLALGGLVIAVTGALLPAGWAARASTVAALRTE
- a CDS encoding ABC transporter ATP-binding protein; translated protein: MATTTTPSTAVPATTAPPVIDIREVSRAYGGEGPPALDGVSLRVRAGEAVSVIGPSGSGKSTLLNLIAGLDRPSSGSVTVDGVRVDRLGEAGSARYRRAKVGMVFQFFNLLDDLTVADNVLLPAQLAGLPKAEARRRAAGLLEYLRIDRHADAYPGRLSGGERQRVAVARALMNRPALLLADEPTGALDTASGDDVRALLTELNADGQTIVLVTHDLRLAESCAGRTVELVDGRVVRDTVREYGGRAGTGHAVPATSSTSSSPDPSSTSSTSSTLGRSGATGVER
- a CDS encoding response regulator, producing MTAAGHPHATSPAGADRPRVVIADDQALVRTGFGMILSADGIDVVAEAADGDQAVEAVHRTRPDLVLMDIRMPGTDGLEATRRILSGTFPDPPRVVMLTTFDLDRYVYAALTAGASGFLLKDVTPEHLVAAVHLARTGDALLSPAITRRLIERFVTPTPETPALHRDLAPLTPRELQVLRSLATGLSNTELAAHFRLSEATVKTHVARILAKLRLRDRAQAVVVAYETGLVVPGTAAGRPAPEG